The following nucleotide sequence is from Pochonia chlamydosporia 170 chromosome 4, whole genome shotgun sequence.
CTCTGGCTAATATTtggtaccagttgacatgttAGCACTTGAGTGGCTCACTACAAACAAGCTGCGATTAGCTTATCGATAAGATGCCTCCAGAGAATGGTCCCCATTAGCagagaggtctggtcaagtaTGTGCATCAGCCAACCAACCTTGgtggccaacaacagcacagGCAGTTTTGCAGTTCAGCGGGTCTGGCATGAACTGCGCAGCCtctccaaacaccacgaGGCTGACAAATACGTCACTTCACCAGCAAAATTATCCACCTTCACCTACCTCAGTGTCGCCATATATGCCGTGTCATAGTTGAAAGCAACCGATAAACGATTGGCGATCTTCCAAATCATCATCTGACTGCGCAAGGGTCCGGGGGTCCGTTTGGCCATGGACAACGCACGGGATAGAGATCCTGCCACGCCAATCCTCACACAAACAGATGGTGACCATCAACCTAAGAAGCTGCCCAAGGGTATTGTCTTGGGCAAGGACGGAAAACCGTGAGTAAATTTGGATTAATTTCCGGTCTTTCCCCCCACAAAAGGCGAAACTACAACGGACACCGGGTTGGCCTGACATTCGTCCCAGTTGTCGAAGCTGCACATCATTTGCTGCATGGGCGGCCATGACGAAGGAAAATACGAAGCAAAAAACGTCAACCAGTAAGGACACTCCATCGATTGTCGATGGAACAAGTCTAGCCAATTCCCGGTCAGATTGTCCTCCAGATGTAGAAGCTTTGGGACGTGGTACTTGGACACTTCTCCATTCTATTGCAGCGTCATACCCCGAGTCGCCATCAAAGTCACAACAGTCAGACCTTTTGAGCTTTGTCAAGCTCTTTTCCAAGCTTTACCCATGTTGGGTATGTGCTGAAGATTTCACAACATACATGGGACGGGAGGTACCCCGAGTCGGGAGTCGCGATGAGTTTGGCAAATGGCTATGTGGTGCTCACAACGACGTCAACCGAAAATTGGGCAAGCCGCAATTCGACTGTTCGCGATGGCAGGAGCGTTGGCGTACAGGCTGGAATGATGGACGATGCGATTGAGAGGCACCAGGACCTCAGGGTAACATATATGATGTTGAAGActtggtgtttgttttgccGGCACTGCTATCGCACTTAGTCaagggcaatggcaacaacaacaggTGATTGAGGCAGGTCGTTGGCGTGTTCGAACAACGAGCCCGTGGCTCTCTTGTTTCAGGAACATGTGTACACATTTTGTACTATATTCAGGCTATGGAAGGCGCAAAGGTTAGCTTGACGGCAAGCACATAGATTTTGGTTTGCATTCTTCTCCCCTCCAGCATTTTATCGTACATAGAAAAACAACCCCAAACTCTCAACGGTTGGCATACTTGGCACGCATGACACTCGTGCTGGAAGCGAAGCTCCCTCTAATTTCTCTCGTTTACCCTGATGTTTGAATAGCCATTTCTACCATCCGCTAGGCGCTTTACCATGGGAAGGCGTAGCTTCCTGCTAGTGGCCAGACTGTTTTCAACCAAACTTCAGGTCCTCCAACATGGATTGACTCGCCAATGCCGGTGCACCCGGAGCTGTAGTGGGGCTCTCGCTGGGTTGACTGGGTCCCAGCACAACATCCAGACGACAAA
It contains:
- a CDS encoding augmenter of liver regeneration (similar to Metarhizium acridum CQMa 102 XP_007806441.1) → MTKENTKQKTSTSKDTPSIVDGTSLANSRSDCPPDVEALGRGTWTLLHSIAASYPESPSKSQQSDLLSFVKLFSKLYPCWVCAEDFTTYMGREVPRVGSRDEFGKWLCGAHNDVNRKLGKPQFDCSRWQERWRTGWNDGRCD